CTCTACAACCTCGGTGACCAGGAGAGCAACCGCCGGCAACTGCTCCACGCCAGCAACCTGCAGAAGCGGGCCGACGCGTTGATGCTGGTCTCCACCCCACTCTCCGAAGCCGAACTGGCGACCATCGCCCAACTACGACTGCCCGGGGTGACGGTCAGCTCCGGCGCCGCCGTACCGGGATGGCCCAGTGTCCGGATCGACGACGTCGGCGCGGCCCGGGCCGCCACCGCCCACCTGCTCTCGCTCGGTCACCACCGGATCGCGCACCTGGCCGGTGACGCCTCCGCGGAACTCTCCTTCACCACCCACATCGACCGGCGACTCGGCTACCAGCAGGCGTTGCTCGCCGCCGGACAGAAACCTGATCCCCGGCTGGACGTCGAAGCCCAGTTCACCGTCGACGGTGGCAGCCAGGCGACGCTCGACCTGCTGAGCCGGGGCGAACCACCAACGGCGATCTTCGCCGCCTGCGACGAGATGGCGATGGGTGCGATGTCCACGCTCCGCTCGGCCGGCCTCCGGGTGCCACAGGACGTCAGCGTCATCGGGCTGGACGACCACGACCTCGCCGCCGCCGTCGGGCTGACCACGGTCGCCCAGCCGGCCGCCACCCACGGCCGGCTCGCCGCCGGCCTGCTGCTCGACCCCTTGGCGGGACGCCCCCGGGCGACCTCGGCATCGATCATCCTGCCCACCCGCCTCGTCGTACGAGAGTCGACCGGGCCACCGCGCAGCGGGTGAGCCCGTCGCCCGCCCAGCCCTGGGCAAAGTGGCCAGAACACCGGCAGACTGAGACAGAACGACGCAACACCCCGGACCATGCCGGCCACCGGCCGGCTGCCCGAGTACCAACCTGCCCGACACCCATGGGGAGCACGCCCTGAACAGCCAGCAGACTCCATCCTCGACCACCGAGCTGCCGCAGACCTCGGTTGCACCGAGCGACCAGCCGGAACCCGCGCAGTGGTGGCGAGAGGCGGTCATCTACCAGATCTACCCCCGCTCCTTCGCCGACGGCAACGGCGACGGTGTCGGTGACCTCCCCGGCATCACCGCCCGCCTGGACCACCTCGTCGAACTCGGAGCCGACGCGATCTGGCTCTCCCCGTTCTACCCGTCGCCGCAGGCCGACGCCGGGTACGACGTGGCCGACTACCGCGGCGTCGACCCGCTCTTCGGCCAACTCGCCGACGCCGACACGCTGATCGGCGCCGCCCACGCGCGCGGCCTACGGGTCATCGTCGACCTGGTGCCCAACCACACCTCGGCCGCCCACCCCTGGTTCGGCGCCGCCCTGGCCGCCGCCCCCGGCAGCCCGGAACGGCAGCGCTACATCTTCCGCGACGGCCGGGGGGCCGCCGGCGAGGAGCCGCCCAACGACTGGCAGAGCGTCTTCGGCGGCCCCGCCTGGACCCGGGTCACCACTCCCGACGGACAGCCGGGTCAGTGGTACCTGCACCTGTTCGACCCCGGGCAGCCGGACCTGAACTGGGACCGCCCCGAGGTACGCGCCGAGTTCCTCGACATCCTGCGGTTCTGGCTCGACCGGGGCGTCGACGGTTTCCGGGTCGACGTCGCACACGGCCTGATCAAGCAGGCCGACCTCGCCGACTGGAGCTACCCGCAGGAACCCCTCTCCGGCGAGGGCACCGACCGACCGCGCCCACCGATGTGGGACCAGGACGGTGTGCACGACATCTACCGCGACTGGCGGGAGGTGCTCGACAGCTACCCGGACGAGCGCATCCTGGTCGCCGAGGCGTGGGTGCAGCCCGCCGAGCGGCTCGCCGCGTACGTCCGCCCGGACGAGATGCACCAGGCATTCAACTTCGAATACCTGGAGGCGGCCTGGACCGCCCCCGCCCAGTACGCGGTCATCACCCGTTCGCTGGAGGCGACCTCGGCGGTCGGCGCACCCACCACCTGGGTGCTCTCCAACCACGACGTGATCCGGCACGCGTCCCGGCTCGGCCTGCCGGTCGGACAGACCCGGCCGAACGGGATCGGCGCCGACGACCCGCAGCCGGACGGCGTACTCGGGTTGCGCCGGGCCCGCGCCGCCACCCTGCTGATGCTCGCCCTGCCCGGCTCGGCCTACCTCTACCAGGGCGAGGAACTGGGGCTGCCCGAGCACACCACGATGCCCGACGAGGCCCGACAGGACCCGACCTGGGAGCGCAGCGGGCACACCCACCGGGGCCGGGACGGCTGCCGGGTGCCGATCCCGTGGGAGTCGAACGCGCCGTCGTACGGCTTCGGCCCGACCGACCGGAGCTGGCTGCCGCAGCCCGTGGTGTACGCCGAGTACGCGCTCGACCTGCAACGAGGGGTGACGGGCTCGACGTACGAGCTGTACCGGACGGCGCTGCGGCTGCGCCGTGAACACGGCCTGGGCCGGGGCGGGGTCTACTGGCTGACCAGCCCGGACGACGTGATCACCTTCCGCAACGGGGAGCTGACCGTACTGACCAACTTCGGTCCGGAGGCAGTGCCGCTGCCGGCCGGCGCCACCGTCCTGGTCTCCAGTGCCCCGCTCGACCCCGACGACCAGGTCCCCACCGACGTCACCGTCTGGTACCACGCCTGAGGGGTAAGGACGGGCCCCTTGTTAACGCATAGCGTTAACAAGGGGCCCTTCCTTACCCGCCGTCGGCGCGGACCTCGTCGGCGCGGTCGTGCAGCAGGGTGTGCACGTCCCCGATGTCCCGTGGCGAGGTACGGGACGCCAGCCAGTACATGATCCCGGTGGGGATGAAGAAGAGCTGGAACGCGGCCAACCCCACGGCGAAGTTCAACGGTGGTGGGAAGGCCGCCCGCAGCCCCTGGAAGGCCACCCCGACCAGCCCGTTGCCGGCCGCCCGACCGACCCCGTTGACCAGGTTGCCGAGACTGTAGACGGTGCCCCGGTGCTCGGGTGGGTTGACGTCGGCGATCAGAGCGAACCAGTTCGGTGAGTTCGCCGAGGTCAGGGCGAGCGCGAGCAACGCGGTGAGCAGACTGAACCCGACCGTCGGCTCGGTCAGCACACTACCGAGCACCGCGCCGATCACCGTCCCCGCACCGGCCCCGTCCGGGACGTCGATCCGGATCGGAACAAAGAACAGGACCAGGTAGAACGGCACGGCCGCGAGGATGCCGACGGCCGCGACCAACGCCCGGCCCCGGGGCGTACGCCGTTGCAGCGCGTCGCCGACTAGTCCACCGACAATGGAGAGCACCCCGCCGAGTTGGAACAGGGTGGCGAAGACGCTGCCCACGATGATCGCGGTGGCGGTGGAGAGACCCTGGTCCTCGGCCCGCTCCTGGAACAGCACCGGCAGCCAGACCAGTGAGCCGAAGGCCGCCTGCGCGGTCAGTCCCTGCAGGATCAGCCAGCGGTTGGTCCGCCGCCCCAGGATCACCGGCAGGTCGGCCCGGCCGATCCGGTAGTCGTACTCGTGCCCGGTGGCGATCGCCCCGGCGAGTTCGGGTTCGCTCTGCCCACGCTGGATGTCGTACGTGAACAGGTAGGCGACCGTGGCGACCAGCCCGGCGACGCTGAGCACCAGGAACGGCAGCCGCCAGTCGGTCGAGCCGAGGATGCCGCCGAGCAGCGTGCCGGCGAGCGTACCGACGCCCTGGGAGAGGCCCCAGAAGCTCATCACCAGCCCCCGGCGGCTGGGCGAGATGAGGTCGGTGACGACCGAGAAGCCGACCGAGCCGACGGCACCGAGACCGATCGCCGCCACCGCCTGCGCGGCGAAGAACGCGGGCCAGCCGCCGGCCGCGCCGAAGAACTCCGGGTAGTTGCCGGCGGCGGCGCTGCCGGCCGTACCGAGCGCCCAGAGCAGGGTGCCGATCATCAGCAGGGGCTTCCGGTTGGTCCGGTCGCCGTAGTACGCCCAACCGACCGCCGCCACCGCGCTGACCAGGAAGTTGACCGCGGTGACCAGCCCGATCGCCGACACGTTGACGTGCAGTGTGTCGCTGATCGGCCGGTAGAGCGGCGGGACCAGCCCGATCGCCACGTTGTCCAGTGAGGCGAGTACGACGAAGACGACCACGCTGTAGATCCGGTGTATCGGGCCGCCGCCCCGGGCCACCCGCCCGCCACCGCTGGTCCTGGTCATCTCCGACACCTGCACAGCATGCGGCAACGCCCCGGGGTGTCGTAACACCCGGGCCGGTTGAACAGCGGCGGCGCGCTGTCAAAGCGGCGCGCTGTCAAAGCGGCGGCGCGCTCCCGAAGCGACGGCGGGCCGGCGGCGCTGCACCGTGCTCCGCTCCGGCGACGGTTCTCGCTCCACGACGATCTGAGATCTTGATTGCGTTCGGTCGCTAGGCAGCAGCCGGCCCGGTGCCGGCGTTGTTATCGGCATGAGGGACAGGTATCTACATGAACGCTGACCTGGAACGGGAGTTCAGCGACTTCGTCGAGGCGCGTACGCACGCGCTGTTCCGGACCGCGCTCGCGCTCAGCGGACACCGCCAGCAGGCCGAGGACCTGCTCCAGACGGTGCTGGCAAAGGGTGCCCGGCACTGGGGCCGAATCCGCACCGGCAACCCGGAGGCGTACCTGCGTACCGCGCTGTACCGCCAGCAGACAAGTTGGTGGCGCAGTCTGCGGCAGCGTCGCGAGGTGAGCACCGAGCAGGTGCCAGAGGTTCGGGCACCGAGGGACGACACGGCCACCGTCGACCTCCACCTCGCGCTCCGGCAGGCACTGGCCCGGCTCGCGCCCAAACACCGGGCGGTGCTCGTGCTGCGCTACTTCGAGGACCGGCCGGACAGCGAGATCGCGGAGATCCTCGACTGCGCCGAATCCACCGTACGGAGCCAGGCCGCGCGCGCCCTCGCCCGGCTGCGTGGCCACTGTCCCGAACTCGACATCCTTGGCACGAAGGAGAAGGCGGAACGATGAACCTGCATCTCACCGGAGCGCTCCGCAACGCGTTCGAGGAGCTGGCCGAGACCGCACCACCGCCGGCCGGGATGGCCCGTACCGCGCTGGTCACCGCCCGACGGCAGCGGATCGTCCAGAAGGTCGCCGGTGGCGGGATCGCCGCCGCTGTCTGCGCCACGCTGGTCGGCGTGATCGCCGCTGTCGGCCCGATCGGGACCGCGGACGGCGGCAACCAGGTCGCCGGCGGCGGGTTCAAGCCGCTCGTGGTCACCGCGTACAGCGGCATCCGGGATCGGTCGATCGAGGACCCGAGCCCGCACTTCCAGTACTCGCTCCTGCTCGACCCGAAGACCGGACGGTACGAACGGATTCCCTACCGGTACGCAATGCCCTCACCTGACGGCTCCCGGGTGCTGGTCGGGACCGGCGACAACGGCCCGAATCCCACCCGGATGGGAGTGATGGACCGCGCCACCGGGGACGTGCGGTGGATCGATGACCCCGGCGAGGCCGACTCCTTCAGCGTGCTCGGCTACTCCGACAACGGCCAGTGGTCACCGGACGGGCGGCGGATCCTCTTCACCCACATGCCCCGTCAGGGTGAGCCGCGCTTCGCCGTGGTCGATCCGGAGACCCTCCAGACCACCTTCGTTCCCCTGCCCGACCTCACCTCCGACCACCATCTGGGCCTGGGCCTGGTCTGGACGCCGGACAGCAGGGGAATCGCGCTGACGCTGACGCGGCTCCCCGAGAATCTGGAGACAGGCGCCGTGGTGACCGGAGTCCGCTTCTACGACCTGACCGGCAAGGTGGTCCGTACGGTTACCACCGACGCCGGCACCTTGACCCGCCCCGCCTTCTCACCGGACGGCAAGCAGATGGCCCTGATCACACCCATCAGCGGCCTGACCCCCGTCACTGTCACCGTCACCGACCCGACCACCGGGGCGGTGCAGCACACGATGTCCCTGCCGCGCGCCTCGGATCTGATCGGCTGGGCGGACGACGAACATCTCCTGGTCCGCGCCTTTCCCGACGAGGATTCACCGACGTCTGGGGAGCCGGCCGGCCCCGGCGCGGCGACTCCCGAGGCGAACGCCCGGCTGCTCGTCGTCGACCTGAACGGGCGGGTGGACCACTCGATGCGACTGCCGAACGATCATGCCGAACGCCTCTTTGTCGGCCCCTCCACCGGCCTGCCCGTCAGCGCCGCACCGATCACCTTCTGAACCGCCCGGCCCGCGCGCGTTGACCCAGGGTCTGTCGATCATGAAGTTGGCGCATCCGGGAGAGATCGAAACCCGCGCCAACTTCATGATCGACACCAGGGTCAGTGGGTGGGGCGGTTGATGAACAGGTCGCGGGCGGCGACGTACTGGTCCCGGATCTGCGGAGCGGCGGGGGCGTCGTACTCCTGGGTGGAGCTGGCCACCCAGGAGGGCGGCGCGTCACCGCCGAGAGCGACCCACGCGGCCTGGCGGGCGGCACCGTCGGCGACATACTCGCCGGGGGCGGGGACCAGGACCGGGCAGCCGAAGACCTCGGGCGCGATCCGACGGACCGCCTCGGAGCGGGCACCGCCGCCGACCAGGATCACCCGGTTGACCGTGGCGCCCTGGGCCACCATCGCGTCAAGCCCGTCGGCGAGCCCGCAGAGCAGCCCCTCGATCGCGGCCCGCGCCAGGTGGGCCGGGGTTGAGGTACGCAGGGTCAGCCCGTGTACGGCACCGGTGGCGAGTGGACGGTTCGGCGTCCGCTCCCCCTCCAGGTACGGCACCAGCACCAGCCCGTCCGCCCCGGCCGGAGCCGAGAGCGCCAACCGGGCCAGCTCGTCCAGATCGACCCCGAGCAGTTTCGCCGCCGCGTCCAGCACCCGCGCCGCGTTGAGTGTGGCGACCAGCGGCAGGAATCGGCCGGTGGCGTCGGCGAACCCGGCCACCGCACCGGAGCTGTCCTGCGACGGCGTCTCGGCGACGCTGAACACGGTGCCCGAGGTGCCGACGGAGACGATCACATCGCCGGGGAGCGCGCCCACGCCGAGCGCCGCGGCGGCGTTGTCGCCGGTGCCCGGGGCAAGCGGCGCGCCGTTGGCCAGTTCACCGGCCCGACCGGTGGGGTCGAGCACCACCGGCACCACCGGCCGCCGACCGAACGCCTGCTCCAGCAGGTCGAAACGGTATTCGCCGGTACGCGGGGACCAGTAGCCGGTGCCGCTCGCGTCCCCGCGGTCGGTACGGAGCGTGTCCAGTCCGCCCGCACCAGCCAGCCGCCAGGTGAGCCAGTCGTGCGGCAGGCAGACCGCGGCGGTCCGTTCCGCCGAAGCCGGTTCGTTCCGGGCGAGCCAGCGCAGCTTCGTCACGGTGAAGCTGGCCACCGGCACGCTTCCCACCGCCTCGGCCCACGCCTGCCGGCCGGCGACGAGGTCACCGACCCGGTCACCGGACTCACCCGCGTCGGCGGCACGACCGCTGACGCCGAGTTCCTCGATCAGCTCGGTGGCGGCACCGGCCGACCGGGTGTCGTTCCAGAGCAGAGCGGGCCGGACGACCGCGCCCCGCTCGTCGAGACAGACCATGCCGTGCTGCTGGCCGGCGACCGAGGCGGCAACCACGTCCGCCAGGCCGCCGGCCTGCACCACGGCATCCTGCAACGCATCCCACCACGCCTGCGGATCCACCTCGGTGCCGACCGGATGGGCGGCCCGCCCGGAACGGACCAGCTCGCCGGTTTCGGCGTCGCGGATCATCACCTTGCACGACTGGGTCGACGAGTCGACCCCGGCGACGAGCGCCATCTCCGGCCTCCGTGGCTGAGGGGGTGGGTGGATCTAGCAAGCAGGGGTACGGATACGGATGGGCTTACGGATCAACGGGCGCCGAGCAGGTGCTCGACGGCGAGCTGGTTGAGCCGGACGAAACCGAAGCCCCGCGCCGACACCTCGGCGACGTCGAGGTCCTCGAAGGCGCTCCGGTCGGCGATCAGATCGGCGTAGGTCTCGCCCTCGGCCACCGTCGGCGTGGAGAGTTCGCCGACCTTGCTGGCGGCGAGCGCCTCCTGCACCTCGGGGTCGGCCCGGAACGCCGCCGCCCGCTCCTTGAGCAGCAGGTAGGTGCGCATGTTCGCGGCGGCCGACGCCCAGACCCCGTCGAAGTTCTCGGTCCGGGACGGCTTGTAGTCGAAGTGCCGCGGGCCCTGGTACGCCGGGGCACCCTCCGGGCCGCCGAACTCCAGCAGGTCGACCAGGGCGAACGAGTTCATCAGGTCGCCGTGACCGAAGACCAGGTCCTGGTCGTACTTGATGCCACGCTGGCCGTTGAGGTCGAGGTGGAAGAGCTTGCCGGCCCAGAGCGCCTGGGCGATGCCGTGCGCGTAGTTGAGGCCGGCCATCTGCTCGTGTCCGGTCTCCGGGTTGAGACCGACCAGCTCGGGGTGCTCCAGCTCGTTGATGAAGGCCAGGGCGTGCCCGACGGTGGGGAGCAGGATGTCGCCCCGGGGCTCGTTCGGCTTCGGCTCGATCGCGAACCGGATGTCGTAGCCCTTGTCGAGGACGTACTGCGAGAGCAGGTTGACCGCCTCGCGGTAGCGGTCCAGGGCCGCCCGGATGTCCTTGGCGACGTCGTACTCGGAACCTTCCCGGCCGCCCCACATGACGAAGGTCTTGGCACCGAGTTCGGCCGCGAGGTCGACGTTGCGCAGCACCTTACGCAGGGCGAAGCGGCGTACGTCGCGGTCGTTGCTGGTGAACCCGCCGTCCTTGAAGATCGGGTGGGTGAAGAGGTTGGTGGTGACCATCGGCACCACCAGCCCGGTCTCGTCCAGCGCCTTGCGGAACCGGGAGATGTGGTGGTCCCGGGCCGGGTTGTCGGAGCCGAACGGGATCAGGTCGTCGTCGTGGAAGGTGATGCCGTACGCACCGAGTTCGGAGAGCTTGTGCACCGCCTCCACCGCGTCGAGCGGCGCGCGGGTGGCGTCACCGAACGGGTCGCGGGCCTCCCAGCCCACCGTCCAGAGGCCAAAGGAGAACTTGTCGGCGCGGGTCGGTTCGGCAGCCATCGATGACCTCCACGTAACATCCCTGATTTGTTTACCCGTTGAATTATTTGACCGGCCTATGGCATTGTCAAGACGTGACGCACCACGGCACCGGGCAGGTGGGCGCGGCGGGCACCGCCGTACGCCAGGCGAGCCTGCGTGAACACAACCTGGCCCTGGTCCTGCGGCACATCTCCGACGCCGAGCGCCCCCCATCGCGCGCCGACCTCGCCGCCGCCACCGGACTCACCCGGGCCACCGTCTCCGCCCTGGTCGACGACCTGATCGGCGGACACCTGCTGACCGAGGTGGACCCGGCACCCCGGACCGGGGCCGGGCGCCCGGCCCTCGGCCTGGTCCTGGCCACCGACGGGCCGGCCGGACTCGGCCTGGAGATCAACGTCGACTACCTGGCCGCCTGCGTGGTCGACCTGACCGGCGCGGTCCGGCACCGGGCGATCCGCCGGCTCGACCTACGCCCGCTCCCGCCGGCCGAGGTCCTCGCCGGCCTCGGCGACCTGGCCGCCACCGCACACGCCGAGGCGCAACGGCAGCGCCTGGTGCTCGCCGGTACGGCACTGGCCGTACCCGGGCTGGTCACCGCCACCGGCGTGGTACGGCTGGCACCGAACCTGGGCTGGCGCGACGTGGATCTCGTCGGCGCCCTCGAAGCCCACCCCGCCCTCAGCGGGCGGCGCGCCGCCGGGCACTGGTTGACCGTGGACAACGAGGCGAACCTCGCCGCCCTCGGCGAACTGCACGCCGGTACGTCCGGCGAGGCCACCTTTCTCTACGTCTCCGGTGAGATCGGCATCGGGGCCGGCATCGTGCTGCACGGCACCCTGTTCCGGGGTGCCCGGGGCTGGAGCGGGGAACTCGGCCACCTGCCGGTCGACCCGGCCGGCCGGCGGTGCCGGTGTGGTGCCCAGGGCTGCCTGGAGCAGTACGCCGGCCAGGAGGCGATCCTGACCGGCGCCGGACTGGCCGGACTCGGCCAACCCGCGGACGCGGCCATCGCCCGGCTGGCCGAACTGGCCGGGGCCGGGAACGGCGCCGCGATCGCCGCGCTCACCGAGGCGGCCTGCGCGCTCGGCGTGGCGATCGCCGGTGTGATCAACCTGCTGGACCTGGACACGGTCGTGCTCGGCGGGATCTACGCACCACTGGCGGAGTGGCTCCGGCCACCCCTGGAGGCGGAGATCCGGCGACGGGTGCTCACCGCCGGCTGGTCGCCGGTCACCGTACGGCCTTCGCTGCTCACCGGTGACGCCGCCGTGCTCGGCGCCGCCGGTTCGGTGGTCCGCGCCGTCCTCGCCCACCCCGCCCGCTGGTTGGCTCCGCCGGCCTGACCCCGCTCGCGCCGGGGCCCGACCGGCGGGTCAGTAGGCGCCTCGGCTGTTGATGACGGCGCCGAAGGTCTTCCAGAGAATGGTGAGGTCGGCGGCGAGGGACCAGTTCTCCACGTAGTAGAGGTCGAGCCGGATGCCGTCCTCCCAGGTGAGGTCGGAGCGACCGCTGACCTGCCAGAGCCCGGTCATGCCCGGCTTGACCAGCAGGCGTCGGGCCACGTCCCCGTCGTAGCGGGCCACCTCGGACGGCAGCGGTGGGCGCGGGCCGACCAGACTCATGTGGCCGAAGAGCACGTTGGCCAGTTGCGGCAGCTCGTCGAGGGACCACTTGCGGAGAAACTTGCCGACCCGGGTCACCCGTGGGTCGTCCCGCATCTTGAACATCAGGCCGTCGGTCTCGTTGCGCGCGGTCAGCTCGGCGAGCAGGGCGTCGGCGTTGGTGACCATGGTGCGGAACTTGTAGACGCCGAACTCGAGGCCGCCCTGGCCGACCCGGATCTGCCGGAAGATCACCGGCCCTCGACTGTCCAGTTTGATCGCCAGGGCCAGCACGGCCAGGATCGGCAACGCCAGGGTGAGCGCGGCCAGGGCCGCGGCCCGGTCCACAAAACCCTTGATGATTTTGCGCGCGCCCCGGAACTCGGGCGCCTCCACGTGGATCAACGGCAGCCCGGCGACCGGCGTGGTGTGGATGCGTGGGCCGGCCACGTCGGTCAACGCCGGGGCCAGCACCAGGTCGATGTCGGTCCCCTCCAACTGCCACCCCAGCCGGCGCAGCCGGGTGGCGGTGAGCTCGCTGGAGGCGGTGACCGCGACCGTGTCCGCACCCGAGGCGATGGCGGCCTCGGCCACCCCGCGCAACGAACCGACCACCGGTACGTCACCAAGCCGCTGCGGCACCGGCGCGAGCAGTGCGTCCGGGATGCACGCGCCGACCACCTGGTAACCGGCGTGCGGCTCCCGGCGCAGGGTGTGCACCAGCTCCAGCACGTGCGGGGTGTCGCCGACGACGAGCACCTGGCGGGCCCAACCGGTCCCCCGGGCGCGGGCCCGGTGCAGTTGCTTACGGGCGGCGAACCGGGCGACCACCAGACCGACGGTGCCGACCGCGAACGAGATGCCGAGGAAACCACGGGAGACGCCCACGTCGGCGATGTAACCGGCGATCGCCACCCCACCGGCGAGCCGGAGACTGGCCGCCATGACCCGGCGGTACTCGTCCGCGCCGTACCCGAGCACCCGGTCGTCGTAGCCACGCATCGCACGTAGCGAGAGCAACCAGATGAGCACCAGCGTCGGCGCGATGATCACGTACGAGATGTCGGAGCCGCGCGGATCGTCGCTGCCGAACCTGGCGAAGTAACCGACGAGCACCGCGAAGCCGAGGGCGAAGGTATCGAAGATGACGGTGGTGCGGAGGTACGCCCGTTGCCGCGATCTGGTCGTGACAGCGGACGCCCCCGGCGGCATTTCCGGAGGCATCGTCGCGGAGCTCAGCAGTGTTGCCGACGTCACCGGCCCTCCCCAGCTCACTCACGGAGAATCCCGGTTCAACCGCGCATCCTCCCCATCGGACCCGCGGTGCCGGGACACCTCGAACATCTTCACCTACGGATCCGATTACCGAGAGCTTCCGACAGATTACTGTCACTTCCCGGGGGGCCGGAGACCTGCCGGGCGTACCCTAACCCCCAACGTGCGCCATCCGCGTCAGTGGATCGTGGTGATGTCCGGCCGTACGGTGAATGCTCTCCGGATGGCCGGCCGACGATCAGCCGGCCGGCCATCCGG
The Micromonospora pisi DNA segment above includes these coding regions:
- a CDS encoding sugar transferase, whose product is MTSATLLSSATMPPEMPPGASAVTTRSRQRAYLRTTVIFDTFALGFAVLVGYFARFGSDDPRGSDISYVIIAPTLVLIWLLSLRAMRGYDDRVLGYGADEYRRVMAASLRLAGGVAIAGYIADVGVSRGFLGISFAVGTVGLVVARFAARKQLHRARARGTGWARQVLVVGDTPHVLELVHTLRREPHAGYQVVGACIPDALLAPVPQRLGDVPVVGSLRGVAEAAIASGADTVAVTASSELTATRLRRLGWQLEGTDIDLVLAPALTDVAGPRIHTTPVAGLPLIHVEAPEFRGARKIIKGFVDRAAALAALTLALPILAVLALAIKLDSRGPVIFRQIRVGQGGLEFGVYKFRTMVTNADALLAELTARNETDGLMFKMRDDPRVTRVGKFLRKWSLDELPQLANVLFGHMSLVGPRPPLPSEVARYDGDVARRLLVKPGMTGLWQVSGRSDLTWEDGIRLDLYYVENWSLAADLTILWKTFGAVINSRGAY